CCGCCATCCAGAGCAGCGAAAACAGCGTCGGGACGAGTAACACGCCGCCCACGAACTGGCGGATCGTCCGCCCCTTCGAGATCCGAGCGATGAACATGCCGACGAACGGCGCCCACGCGATCCAAAAGCCCCAGTAGAAGATCGTCCAGTCGTGTTGCCAGCCGGCATCAGCCCCAGCGAACGCTTCCGCGTAGAAGCTCAACGCCAAGAAGTTCCCCAAGTACACACCGAGACCGCTGGCGAAGCCATCGAGTAGATAGACCGTCGGCCCAGCGACGAGCGTGAACCCGAGCAGCCCGACCATGAGCACTACGTTCACCGTCGACAGCCGTTTGATCCCGCCTTCGAGCCCGGCCACGACCGAGAGCGTGGTGAGGCCGATGATGACCGCGACGATCGCAGTCGTCACCCAGGTCGCACTTGGCAAGCCAGTGGCGAGGTAGTTCCGGCCCAAGAAGTCGAGGCCGGCATGGATCTGGAGTGCGCCCAGCCCCACCGTGGTCGCCAGTCCGAACACCGTCGCGAGAACGGCTGCGAGGTCGACGATGTGGCCGGGCCAGCCGTAAATCCGTTCACCGAGCAGGGGGTAAAAAACCGATCGCACGGTGATCGGCAGGCCACGGTTGAACGAGAAGAAGGCGAGTCCGAGGCCAACGATCCCGTAAATCGCCCACGGGTGCAGCCCCCAGTGGAACATCGACAGGGCCGTCGCCGACCGCGCCGCGGCCGGTGAGCGAGCCGGCACGTCGAAAAACGATCCACCGCCCGACAGGAAGTGGTACATCGGTTCGGCCACACCGAAAAACAGGAGCCCGATCCCCATGCCGGCGCTGAACAACATTGCCAGCCAGGCAACGGTAGAAAACGCGGGGTCGGCATCGGGACCGCCGAGCCTGATCGTGCCGTACTCACTCAGCCCGAACGCAACCAGCGCGATGAGGAAGACGTTGACCGACAGCACGTAAAACCAGCCGAAGTTTGCAGTGACGGCATCGAAGACCGTTTCGTACGCGGTGGCGGCACCGTCACCGAATCCGACCGTCAGCGCGACGAATCCGACGATGAACGCCAACGCGAGCGGGAACACGACCGGGTGGACCTCGATACCCCAGTGGCGGACGTTGGTATCGCCAGGCTCCCGCGCCACGTCCGCATAGAACAGGCGTTCCCGGATCGTCTCTTCACCATCTGTCACCGTCTCTTCGGTGGGATCGGTCACCGGGCACCACCGACGCTGACACGGCGAGAGGTCCGATCGCGGTGCCGAAGCGACGAGTCGGCGAGGCCGCGAACGCGCCCGAACGCCAGCACACCGGCGTCGAGACGAGACATACACGAGCAATCACAGTCCGCCATCAAATAAGTAAGCCGCGTCGGCAGGCAATGGCACGAACGCCGCGAGACGTTCGGCTACAGTCCGTACGCTCATATGCGTGAGGCCCTAACACGACGTATGTCACGTCGACGCATCGGACGCGTGGTGTACCTGTTCGCGTTCATCGTCGTCCAGCAGTTCACAGGCGTGTTCACAACGTATCCAACACTCGAGTTGCTCGGGATCGTCGGCGTCGCCATCGTGGGCCTTGACTCACTGGTGTGTGCCGTCCGCGGGTGGCGGTCGATGGACACCTCGCTGGTGGGTGAGGACGCATCAACCGGGGACTGACAGACCACGAGGGTAACAGCCAGTCCGCCGCTTTCACGGCCTGAGAGAGCGGCTTCGCCCGTCGCTCGTCCGCCAGCTGCGACGTGGCCCTGGCCCGTGCACAGACTTACTCGTCGTCGAGTGTCTCGGCCTGCGTGGGGGCGTCGTCTGGATCGTTGACCGGACTGCTCGGGTGATAGTCGGTGTCGTACTCGCCGGGCCGGTCGTCGAGTCGGTCGGGATTGAGGCGGCCACCCAGCAGCATGAAGTCGAGCACTGTACAGTACAGCAGGGACTCGACGACGGGGACCGCACGGGGTGGCAAAACGGGATCGTGGCGGCCGACGACCTGAACCTCCTTACGTTGGCCCGTCTCCCAGTCGACGGTCTCCTGGGCTTTCGGGATCGAAACCGGCGGATGCCAGGAAATCTCGCCGTAGATGGGATCGCCGGTCGTGATCCCACCCTGGATCCCGCCGTGGTCGTTGCCGACGGGCGTGGGATCACCGTTCTCGTCGAACTCCCAGTCCTCGTTGTACTCAGTGCCGGCCATCGTGCGAGCGTCGCGGCCGACCCCGTACTCGAAGTCGTTGACCGCCGGAATCGAGTAGATGAGCTGGCCCAGCCGCGACGGGATGGAGTCAAAGCGGGGCGCACCCAGCCCGCGCGGGACACCGCGGGCCTCGAAGTAGACCGAGCCGCCGATGGAGTCGCCCTCCTGCTGGTACTGCTCGGCGAGATCGCGCATCGCCGCGGCCGTCTCGGGATGGGCACACCTGATGTCGTTGTCCTCGGTGTGTTCGAGCATCTCCTCGAAGGAGACCTCTGGGGCCTCTATGTCACCGATCTGGTTGACGTGGGCCTTGATCTGGACGTCGTACTCGCTCTGGTCTAAGACCTGCTTGGCGATGGCCCCCGCGGCGACCCAGTTGACGGTCTCTCGGGCCGAAGAGCGCCCGCCCCCGCCCCAGTTGCGCGTGCCGAACTTCGCCGAGTAGGTGAAATCGCCGTGGGACGGACGGGGAGCCGTGACGAACGGCTCGTACTTGCCCGACCGGGAGTCTTTGTTCTGGATGACCATCCCGATCGGCGTGCCCGTCGTGTAGCCGTCCTGCAGGCCAGACTTGATCGAGACGGCGTCGGGTTCGTCCCGCGAGGTGGTGATCATCGACTGGCCGGGCTTGCGCCGGTCGAGGTCCTGCTGGATGTCGTCCTCGCTCAACTCGACACCGGCGGGGACACCCGAAACGGTACACCCCATCGCCTCGCCGTGGCTCTCCCCGAACGTGGTGACGTCGAAGAGTCGACCGAAACTGTTGCCGTTCATTGTCCCGGTGTGGGGTGTGGGGCCATTTAGTTGTTGAGAATGGCCGGGTCCCTGGCCGGTGACCGGCAGGTCCTCACCGCCGACACGCTCATGGGCCGGCCGGACGACAGGCCAGCAATGCCTACCGCCCACACGTACGTCGGCACGTGCACCGACGGCGACAGCGAGGGGATCTACCGCGTCGATACCGACGGTGGACAGCGTGGCGAGGCACGGCTAGGTGCCGACGCGACGGATCCGTCGTATCTGACCGTTCATCCGTCCGGTGACTATCTCTACGCCGTCAACGAAGTCGAGGACGGTGGGGCAACCGCGTTTGCGATCGAGGCCAACGGCGACCTCCGCCGACTCAACCGCCGGGCGATCGGTCCGGCCGATCCCTGCCACTGCAGCGTCGATCCGACGGGCCAGTACCTACTGGTCGCCCACTACACCGGCGGGGCACTCTCGGTGGTGCCGATCGACGACGACGGTCGCCTGGGTGAACCGACGGTTCAGGAACGTGCAGGCTCGAGTGTCGATCCGGAGCGACAGACCGGTCCCCATCCGCACACGATCAAACCAGGCCCTGACGGTCGCTTCGTCTACGTCGCCGATCTCGGGACGGACGAGATCGTCCGCTACGTGCTTGAGGCCGAGACGGGAACACTCGATACGAAGGGGGCTGTCTCTGTGCACGACGGTGCCGGGCCGCGCCAGTTCGAGTACGCTCCCGACGGAAGGATCTACTGCGTCAACGAACTCGATTCGACGCTTTCGGTCTTCGATCGGGCGACCGACGGCACGCTGACGGTCCGCGAGACTGTCGAGACGATCCCGCCCGACTACGACGGCGAGAACGCACCCGGTGCTGTCGCCATCCATCCCTCGGGCTGGTTCGTCTACGCGTCCAACCGGGGCCACGACAGCATCACGACGTTCGAAGTCACTGCGACCGGCCTGGATGTCGTCGACACCGTTTCGACCCGCGGCGAGTGGCCCCGCGATTTCGCGCTCGATCGCGACGGCGAGCAGCTGCTCGTCGCAAACGCTGAGACGGATACACTCGTCCCGTTCGCCA
The sequence above is drawn from the Halorhabdus sp. CBA1104 genome and encodes:
- a CDS encoding lactonase family protein, translating into MPTAHTYVGTCTDGDSEGIYRVDTDGGQRGEARLGADATDPSYLTVHPSGDYLYAVNEVEDGGATAFAIEANGDLRRLNRRAIGPADPCHCSVDPTGQYLLVAHYTGGALSVVPIDDDGRLGEPTVQERAGSSVDPERQTGPHPHTIKPGPDGRFVYVADLGTDEIVRYVLEAETGTLDTKGAVSVHDGAGPRQFEYAPDGRIYCVNELDSTLSVFDRATDGTLTVRETVETIPPDYDGENAPGAVAIHPSGWFVYASNRGHDSITTFEVTATGLDVVDTVSTRGEWPRDFALDRDGEQLLVANAETDTLVPFAIDDATGRLAATDQPIAVPAPVCVRPR
- the aroC gene encoding chorismate synthase, producing the protein MNGNSFGRLFDVTTFGESHGEAMGCTVSGVPAGVELSEDDIQQDLDRRKPGQSMITTSRDEPDAVSIKSGLQDGYTTGTPIGMVIQNKDSRSGKYEPFVTAPRPSHGDFTYSAKFGTRNWGGGGRSSARETVNWVAAGAIAKQVLDQSEYDVQIKAHVNQIGDIEAPEVSFEEMLEHTEDNDIRCAHPETAAAMRDLAEQYQQEGDSIGGSVYFEARGVPRGLGAPRFDSIPSRLGQLIYSIPAVNDFEYGVGRDARTMAGTEYNEDWEFDENGDPTPVGNDHGGIQGGITTGDPIYGEISWHPPVSIPKAQETVDWETGQRKEVQVVGRHDPVLPPRAVPVVESLLYCTVLDFMLLGGRLNPDRLDDRPGEYDTDYHPSSPVNDPDDAPTQAETLDDE
- a CDS encoding BCCT family transporter, yielding MTDPTEETVTDGEETIRERLFYADVAREPGDTNVRHWGIEVHPVVFPLALAFIVGFVALTVGFGDGAATAYETVFDAVTANFGWFYVLSVNVFLIALVAFGLSEYGTIRLGGPDADPAFSTVAWLAMLFSAGMGIGLLFFGVAEPMYHFLSGGGSFFDVPARSPAAARSATALSMFHWGLHPWAIYGIVGLGLAFFSFNRGLPITVRSVFYPLLGERIYGWPGHIVDLAAVLATVFGLATTVGLGALQIHAGLDFLGRNYLATGLPSATWVTTAIVAVIIGLTTLSVVAGLEGGIKRLSTVNVVLMVGLLGFTLVAGPTVYLLDGFASGLGVYLGNFLALSFYAEAFAGADAGWQHDWTIFYWGFWIAWAPFVGMFIARISKGRTIRQFVGGVLLVPTLFSLLWMAVFNGSALFVELNVLSGGILGPLQEHGRAVALFELLSSYPLTFLTSVVVTANLLTFIVTSTDSGALVTSYLAAGGKQDTLARQRVLWPLLIGATAVALLVGNGLNGLQTAVIAAGLPFGAIMLLMVYTIFLGLRRELDIHRSPAYRAAVEDATDQGTTAGDSSSKARGRRE